Below is a window of Picosynechococcus sp. PCC 7002 DNA.
TCACCCAGCAACTGAACCTAGACGATAAAAAATTCAATCCCCGCACCATCCGCTATCAGATTAGTAATGCCAAAAACCTCGGCCTTACCCCCAATGACTATGCCCGGCAGCAGGGAGGTTACAAAGGGAAAGTTGTCGCGGAGGTTTATGAAGCCTATCAAACGGCCTTGGCGGCGAATAATTCCCTCGATTTTGATGATTTAATTCTGATCCCAGTGCGGTTGTTCCAGCAAAATGAATCGATCCTCGGTTATTGGCACAGTCAATTTCACCATATTCTTGTGGATGAGTATCAGGATACAAACCGGATTCAGTATGAGTTAATTCGGCTACTCAGTACCAATGGCGAAACAAACCAGGCCGCTTTGGGTTGGCATAATCGCTCTTTGTTTGTGGTAGGGGATGCGGATCAATCCATTTATTCGTTTCGGATGGCGGACTTCACAATCTTGCTGGAATTCCAAGAAAATTTTGGCGATCGCCTCCCCGATGACGAAACCCAGACGATGGTTAAGTTGGAGGAAAATTACCGCTCCCGGGAAAATATTCTGAAAGCCGCCAATGCCTTGATCGAGCAAAATAGCCAGCGCATCGATAAAGTGCTCAAGGCCACCCGGGGCGCTGGAGAGGAAATTTATTGCCACAAGGCGGATAACGAAAACGAAGAAGCGCGATTCGTTTTAAATCAAATCCTCGGTCTGCGGCGCAAAAATCCAGAACTCGACTGGGGCGACTTTGCGATCCTCTACCGCACCAATGCCCAATCCCGCCCCTTTGAAGATCTCCTGATTCGTAACAATATTCCCTACCAAGTGGTGGGCGGCTTCAAATTCTATGACCGCAAAGAGATTAAAGATGCCCTCGCTTACCTCAAGGCGATCGCCAACCCTGCCGATACCCTGAGCCTGATGCGGGTGATTAATACTCCTAAGCGGGGCATCGGCAAAACCACCGTCGATAAACTTAACCACGCCGCCCAAGAATTAGGCTGTCCTCTCTGGGAAATCCTCAGCGATGAAACCTCTGTAGCCACCATCGCTGGACGGGCGGCCCGGAAAATCAATGAGTTTGCTGGGCTAATCCAGGAAATGCAAGGCAAAATGGCGACCATGCGCGGTGCCGATATCCTCGATTATGTGATGGAAAATTCCGGCTATATCGATGATTTAAAAATGCAAGGTACTGAAGAAGCCGATAGTCGTGTGGAAAATATTTCCGAGCTTTACAATGCAATGCTGCAATTCCAAGACGAAAACGAAGACAGCAGCTTAAATGGCTTTCTGGAAAATGCGTCCCTCGCTTCGGATCTCGATGACCTCAATGATGAGTCCCAGCAGGTTTCTTTGATGACGCTCCATTCAGCCAAGGGTTTGGAGTTTCCGGTGGTCTTTTTGGTAGGGCTAGAGCAGGGGCTATTTCCCCATACCCGCTCCTTAAATGATCCCGTTGCTTTAGAAGAAGAACGGCGGTTGTGTTACGTGGGCCTGACCCGCGCCCAGGAGCAATTATTCCTCAGCTATACCA
It encodes the following:
- the pcrA gene encoding DNA helicase PcrA, which produces MSDLLAQLNPSQRRAVEHFCGPLLVVAGAGSGKTRALTFRIAHLIRNHRVDPENILAVTFTNKAAREMKERVELLYAQQLAELQHGKPLGGLPEFEQKKLRSQVYKQVTKQLWIGTFHSLCARILRYDINKYQDERGRTWQRNFTIMDDSDVQTLIKRIVTQQLNLDDKKFNPRTIRYQISNAKNLGLTPNDYARQQGGYKGKVVAEVYEAYQTALAANNSLDFDDLILIPVRLFQQNESILGYWHSQFHHILVDEYQDTNRIQYELIRLLSTNGETNQAALGWHNRSLFVVGDADQSIYSFRMADFTILLEFQENFGDRLPDDETQTMVKLEENYRSRENILKAANALIEQNSQRIDKVLKATRGAGEEIYCHKADNENEEARFVLNQILGLRRKNPELDWGDFAILYRTNAQSRPFEDLLIRNNIPYQVVGGFKFYDRKEIKDALAYLKAIANPADTLSLMRVINTPKRGIGKTTVDKLNHAAQELGCPLWEILSDETSVATIAGRAARKINEFAGLIQEMQGKMATMRGADILDYVMENSGYIDDLKMQGTEEADSRVENISELYNAMLQFQDENEDSSLNGFLENASLASDLDDLNDESQQVSLMTLHSAKGLEFPVVFLVGLEQGLFPHTRSLNDPVALEEERRLCYVGLTRAQEQLFLSYTRERYMWGYREPAVASQFLAELPQELVTSNGRSPAPMPPKQEPKMMSISQKQRSQKRRERQAARTEVAQQKWDIGDRVHHNVFGEGEVIKIFGDDKKTNLAIQFPNLGKKIIDPRVAPMKKL